A window of the Bactrocera neohumeralis isolate Rockhampton unplaced genomic scaffold, APGP_CSIRO_Bneo_wtdbg2-racon-allhic-juicebox.fasta_v2 cluster09, whole genome shotgun sequence genome harbors these coding sequences:
- the LOC126763959 gene encoding uncharacterized protein LOC126763959 has protein sequence MNYFAQIYREAPKIKQQTQPKQFEILVDFMKAHPDLSKGSLKTPDAKNTSNNLWKNLVSHLNAAGPPLRDIAGWKKVWADYKIHLKAKMRRNKNNISGTRGGPSLFIPLSQLEQQVSELLSIEESINGMSGSLSFGAATSSMSE, from the exons ATGAactattttgcacaaatttacaGGGAAGCaccgaaaataaaacaacaaactcaACCAAAGCAATTTGAAATTCTCGTGGATTTCATGAAGGCGCATCCCGATTTATCGAAAGGATCACTAAAAACACCAGACGCCAAAAATACCTCcaataatttatggaaaaatttagtttccCATTTAAACGCAGCTGGGCCACCATTGCGCGACATTGCGGGGTGGAAAAAG GTTTGGGCAGACTATAAGATTCacttaaaggcaaaaatgcgacgaaacaaaaataatatttcgggaACTAGAGGTGGTCCCTCACTTTTCATACCCTTATCACAGTTAGAGCAACAAGTGAGTGAGTTATTGTCAATAGAGGAATCAATAAATGGAATGAGTGGTAGCTTGTCATTCGGTGCAGCTACAAGCAGCATGTCGGAGTAA